In Lactococcus garvieae subsp. garvieae, the following proteins share a genomic window:
- the era gene encoding GTPase Era: MTNNTFKSGFVAILGRPNVGKSTFLNHVMGQKIAIMSDKPQTTRNKIQGIYTTDKEQIIFIDTPGIHKPHNALGDFMVQSAYSTLRECDMVLFMVAADEPRSTGENMIIERLKTADVPVILVVNKIDKVHPDALFETVSDYTSQMDFAEVVPISALQGNNTERLLETLSNKLEEGPQYFPEDMVTDHPERFLVSEMIREKILLLTREEVPHSIAVTTDSMKRDEETGKIHIMATIIVERKSQKGIILGKGGDMIRKIGKMARRDIELMLGDKVYLETWVKIKNDWRDRKMDLSDFGYKKEDYM, translated from the coding sequence ATGACAAATAATACTTTTAAATCAGGATTTGTAGCCATTTTGGGCCGTCCCAATGTTGGGAAATCAACATTTTTAAATCATGTGATGGGTCAAAAGATAGCGATCATGAGCGACAAGCCGCAAACAACGCGGAATAAAATTCAAGGAATCTATACGACAGACAAGGAACAAATTATCTTTATTGATACACCAGGTATCCATAAACCACATAATGCCTTGGGTGATTTTATGGTACAGTCTGCCTATTCTACTCTTCGTGAGTGTGACATGGTACTTTTCATGGTTGCTGCTGACGAGCCGCGCTCAACTGGTGAGAACATGATCATTGAACGCTTGAAAACAGCAGATGTTCCTGTGATTTTGGTGGTCAACAAGATTGATAAAGTGCATCCAGATGCCCTTTTTGAAACTGTTTCAGACTACACTTCACAAATGGACTTTGCAGAAGTTGTGCCGATTTCAGCACTTCAAGGCAACAACACGGAACGTTTGCTCGAAACCTTGAGCAACAAGCTTGAGGAAGGGCCTCAGTATTTCCCAGAAGACATGGTGACAGATCACCCAGAGCGCTTCTTAGTCAGTGAAATGATTCGTGAAAAAATTCTTCTTTTGACGCGTGAAGAAGTGCCGCATAGCATTGCGGTTACCACAGATTCGATGAAGCGTGATGAAGAAACCGGAAAAATTCATATCATGGCAACAATCATTGTTGAACGTAAGAGTCAAAAAGGGATAATTCTCGGTAAAGGCGGCGACATGATTCGTAAGATAGGGAAAATGGCCCGCCGTGATATTGAGTTGATGCTGGGTGATAAAGTTTATCTTGAAACATGGGTCAAGATAAAAAATGACTGGCGTGACCGTAAGATGGATTTATCCGACTTTGGTTACAAGAAAGAAGATTATATGTAA